A region from the Canis lupus familiaris isolate Mischka breed German Shepherd chromosome 3, alternate assembly UU_Cfam_GSD_1.0, whole genome shotgun sequence genome encodes:
- the LOC100682666 gene encoding RE1-silencing transcription factor-like yields MATQVMGQSSGGGGLFTGSGNIGMALPNDMYDLHDLSKAELAAPQLIMLANVALSGEVNGSCCDYLVGEERQMAELMPAGDNNFSDSDGEGLEASPEIKGEPSGLENMELESLELSVVEPQPVFEVSAAPEIYNSNKDLPPETPGAEDKCKNLKSKPFRCKPCQYEAESEEQFVHHIRVHSAKKFFVEESAEKQAKARESGSPTAEEGDFSKGSIRCDRCSYNTSRYDHYIAHLKHHTRAGDNERVYKCIICTYTTISEYHWRKHLRNHFPRKVYTCGKCNYFSDRKNNYVQHVRTHTGKSTL; encoded by the coding sequence ATGGCCACCCAGGTAATGGGGCAGTCTTCTGGAGGAGGAGGGCTGTTCACAGGCAGTGGCAACATTGGCATGGCCTTGCCTAACGACATGTATGATTTGCATGACCTCTCCAAAGCTGAACTGGCGGCGCCCCAGCTTATCATGTTGGCAAATGTGGCCTTAAGTGGGGAAGTAAATGGCAGCTGCTGTGATTACCTGGTTGGTGAAGAAAGACAGATGGCAGAATTGATGCCTGCTGGAGATAACAACTTTTCAGATAGTGACGGAGAAGGACTTGAGGCGTCTCCTGAAATAAAAGGTGAACCCAGTGGACTGGAAAACATGGAACTGGAAAGTTTGGAGCTCAGTGTTGTAGAACCACAGCCTGTGTTTGAGGTGTCAGCTGCCCCAGAAATTTACAACTCAAATAAAGATCTTCCTCCTGAAACACCTGGAGCAGAGGACAAATGCAAGAACTTGAAGAGCAAACCTTTTCGCTGTAAACCATGCCAGTATGAAGCGGAATCAGAAGAACAGTTTGTGCATCACATCAGAGTTCATAGTGCCAAGAAGTTTTTTGTGGAAGAAAGTGCAGAGAAGCAAGCAAAAGCCAGAGAATCTGGGTCTCCCACTGCAGAGGAGGGAGATTTCTCCAAGGGCTCCATTCGCTGTGACCGCTGCAGCTACAATACCAGTCGATATGATCACTATATCGCTCACCTGAAACACCACACCAGAGCTGGGGATAATGAGCGAGTCTACAAGTGCATCATTTGCACATACACCACAATCAGCGAGTATCACTGGAGGAAACACTTGAGAAACCATTTTCCAAGGAAAGTATACACATGTGGAAAATGCAACTATTTTtcagacagaaaaaataattatgttcaaCATGTTCGAACTCATACAGGTAAGAGTACCTTGTAG